The Streptomyces kanamyceticus genome window below encodes:
- a CDS encoding SCO3933 family regulatory protein has protein sequence MRQIPVDVSSAVMMVAQPPMKKISNRQTGEIATDRETGVTLWTVDVMFVMDGNAEILSLAVPETGLSGELAMGTPVALTGVVARPWENEFNGQKRHGISFRAVAVTSLAEAPAKSKAA, from the coding sequence ATGCGTCAGATCCCCGTAGATGTTTCGTCCGCCGTCATGATGGTGGCGCAGCCTCCGATGAAGAAGATCTCGAATCGGCAGACCGGTGAGATCGCCACGGACCGGGAGACCGGTGTCACGCTGTGGACGGTCGACGTGATGTTCGTGATGGACGGGAATGCCGAGATCCTGTCTCTGGCCGTTCCGGAGACCGGCCTGTCCGGTGAGCTCGCGATGGGTACCCCGGTCGCCCTGACGGGTGTGGTTGCCCGGCCGTGGGAGAACGAGTTCAACGGGCAGAAGCGGCACGGGATCAGCTTCCGTGCCGTGGCGGTCACCTCCCTGGCTGAGGCACCTGCCAAGTCCAAGGCGGCCTGA